In a single window of the Chlamydomonas reinhardtii strain CC-503 cw92 mt+ chromosome 1, whole genome shotgun sequence genome:
- a CDS encoding ribosomal protein L11 yields MAERKTRDMREIRISKLVLNIAVGESGDRLQKAAKVLEQLTSQVPVYGRARFTVRSFAIRRNEKISCYVTVRGEKAYDLVKRGLAVKEFELIRKNFSDTGNFGFGIQEHIDLGLKYDPSTGIYGMDFYVCLERRGYRVARRRKQKAHVGVKHKVTKEDAIKWFQQEFDGVVLNKAPAS; encoded by the exons ATG GCCGAGCGCAAGACCAGGGATATGCGGGAGATCCGCATCAGCAAGCTGGTGCTGAACATCGCCGTCGGCGAGTCCGGTGACCGCCTGCAGAAGGCCGCCAAG gtgctggagcagctgacCTCTCAGGTGCCCGTCTACGGCCGCGCTCGCTTCACCGTGCGCTCCTTCGCCATTCGCCGTAATGAGAAGATTTCGTGCTACGTGACCGTCCGCGGCGAGAAGGCCTACGACCTGGTG AAGCGTGGCCTGGCCGTGAAGGAGTTCGAGCTGATCCGCAAGAACTTCTCCGACACCGGCAACTTCG GCTTCGGCATCCAGGAGCACATCGACCTGGGCCTGAAGTACGACCCCTCCACCGGCATTTACG GCATGGACTTCTACGTGTGCCTGGAGCGCCGCGGCTACCgcgtggcccgccgccggaagCAGAAGGCCCACGTGGGCGTCAAGCACAAGGTGACCAAGGAGGACGCCATCAAGTG GTTCCAGCAGGAGTTCGACGGCGTCGTCCTCAACAAGGCGCCCGCCTCGTAA